In Agelaius phoeniceus isolate bAgePho1 chromosome 14, bAgePho1.hap1, whole genome shotgun sequence, a single genomic region encodes these proteins:
- the TAF9B gene encoding transcription initiation factor TFIID subunit 9B, producing MEAAKMASPKSAPKDAQVMAQILKDMGITEYEPRVINQMLEFAYRYVTTILEDAKIYSSHAKKSSVDADDVRLAIQCRTDQSFTSPPPRDFLLDIARQKNQTPLPLIKPYSGPRLPPDRYCLTAPNYRLKSLQKKVSSTAGRITVPRLSVGAVSSRPSTPTLGTPSAQTVSVSAKVGAPVSLAGQRFTVQIPSSQPAGKSATPTTPTVQNVLINPSLIGPKNILITTNMVPPGAADPNPLKRKHEDDDDYDAL from the exons ATGGAGGCGGCCAAGATGGCGTCTCCCAAGAGCGCCCCTAAAGACGCGCAG GTGATGGCGCAGATCCTCAAGGACATGGGCATCACCGAATACGAGCCGCGCGTCATCAACCAGATGCTGGAGTTCGCCTACA GATACGTCACCACCATCCTGGAGGACGCCAAGATCTACTCGAGCCACGCCAAGAAGTCGAGCGTGGACGCGGATGACGTGCGGCTGGCGATCCAGTGCCGCACCGACCAGTCCTTCACATCGCCCCCGCCCCGCGAC ttcctgctggacATTGCCCGCCAGAAGAACCAGACGCCGCTGCCGCTGATCAAGCCGTACTCAGGCCCGCGGCTACCGCCCGACAGGTACTGCCTGACTGCCCCCAACTACCGCCTGAAATCCCTGCAGAAGAAG GTCTCCTCCACAGCAGGCAGGATCACAGTCCCTCGCCTGAGCGTGGGCGCCGTGAGCAGCAGGCCCAGCACTCCCACTTTGG GTACCCCCTCAGCCCAGACCGTGTCGGTGTCAGCCAAGGTGGGAGCGCCGGTGTCGCTGGCAGGGCAGCGCTTCACTGTCCAGATCCCGTCCTCACAGCCTGCTGGGAAATCAG CCACTCCCACCACTCCCACGGTGCAGAACGTCCTGATCAACCCATCCCTGATCGGCCCCAAGAACATCCTGATCACCACCAACATGGtcccgcccggcgccgccgaCCCCAACCCGCTCAAGAGGAAGCACGAGGACGACGACGACTACGACGCCTTGTGA
- the PDZD11 gene encoding PDZ domain-containing protein 11 — MEGRVPYDDFPVVFLPPYESPPAWVPPHERVYHPDYNNELTQFLPRTIVLKKPPGAQLGFNIRGGKASQLGIFISKVIPDSDAHRAGLQEGDQVLSVNDVDFQDIEHSKAVEILKTAREITMRVRYFPYNYQRQKERTVH, encoded by the exons ATGGAGGGCCGGGTGCCCTACGACGACTTCCCGGTGGTTTTCCTGCCGCCCTACGAGAGCCCGCCCGCCTGGGTGCCGCCGCACGAG CGCGTTTATCACCCCGACTACAACAACGAGCTCACGCAGTTCCTGCCCCGCACCATCGTCCTCAAGAAGCCGCCCGGGGCGCAG ctgggcTTCAACATCCGGGGAGGAAAAGCCTCGCAGTTGGGAATCTTCATCTCCAAG GTGATTCCTGACTCGGATGCTCACAGGGCcgggctgcaggagggggacCAGGTGCTCTCAGTGAACGATGTGGATTTCCAGGACATTGAGCACAGCAAG GCCGTGGAGATCCTGAAGACGGCGCGGGAGATCACGATGCGCGTCCGGTACTTCCCCTACA atTACCAGCGGCAGAAGGAACGGACAGTTCACTAA
- the KIF4A gene encoding chromosome-associated kinesin KIF4A has protein sequence MVREDEKGIPVRVALRCRPLVPKETSEGCRTCLSFVPGEPQVVVGNDKAFTYDYVFDPSVEQEEVFNTAVSPLVRGIFKGYNATVLAYGQTGSGKTYSMGGTYTANQEHEPSVGVIPRVIKLLFEEKQQRHDWDFVLKVSYLEIYNEDILDLLCPSRERSPISIREDPKEGIKIVGLTERNVTCAQETVSCLEQGNNSRTVGSTAMNSQSSRSHAIFTICIDQKKKNDKSCSFHCKLHLVDLAGSERQKKTKAEGDRLKEGININRGLLCLGNVISALGDDNKKGGFVPYRDSKLTRLLQDSLGGNSHTLMIACVSPADSNLEETLNTLRYADRARKIKNKPIVNVDPQAAELHQLKQQVQQLQVLLLQAHGGTLPVALNGLAPSESLQSLMEKNQSLQEENQKLSQGLSEAAGQTAQMLERIILTEQENEKMNAKLEQLQQHAVCKLDLQKLVETVEDEELKENVEVIRNLQQVLAELQSENAAATEAAAELPNSEQDSPGGAELGQESKRASDFSTQHALRQAQLSRELLELNKALTLKEALAKKMSQNDTQLGPIQSQYQTNIRDLELEVSNLQKEKEELVLALQMAKKDINQAKLSERRRKRLQELEAQITELKKKLNEQSKLLKLKESTEHTVSKLNQEIREMKQQRVQLMRQMKEDTEKFRQWKQQKDKEVIQLKEKDRKRQYELLKLERDFQKQANVLRRKTEEAAAANKRLKDALQRQKEVADKRKETQNRGMEGIAARVKSWLANEVEVLVSTEEARRHLADLLEDRKILAKELCQLKEKKDAGENPPPKLRRRTYCLADLQALDTDLSVSKQIESLQTEMELRSAQIADLQQKLLDADNGDRAKQRWDSIATILEAKCALKYLLGELVSSKVQESKLQSGLQQSQASCSDVQKMLMEERNHIAEMEAEFQNQILVQEQQHQEKVLYLLSQFQQKEAAEKRLEDSLNEQEKQLQERLRFQEEELEKMREICEKNQELLRENDTLKQKLLLLQVASGQKLRHIQQRPPESPDSSFDYVPPKPKCRRQTTAKPRAPSPEVDVEELFSDPGELEDSDWLPGKAGRGTRKNLMGCSCKGRCGNRQCGCRKQKLGCTDGCSCTAATCRNRERGLETTPCEEHKRDSEGSLKLEDPTEVKAEESFFRPLCITPTTKVLQDITEQEVLLKIPSTAASLLGRDEESRENQNPFGRRKKRMLSSNISFFSGCTPIKE, from the exons ATGGTGCGGGAGGACGAGAAGGGCATCCCGGTGCGCGTGGCGCTGCGCTGCCGGCCGCTGGTGCCCAAGGAGACCAGCGAGGGCTGCCGGACGTGCCTGTCCTTCGTGCCCGGCGAGCCGCAG GTCGTGGTGGGCAATGACAAAGCCTTCACCTACGACTACGTGTTCGACCCGTCCgtggagcaggaggaggttTTCAACACCGCGGTGTCGCCTCTGGTCCGTGGCATCTTCAAAG GATACAATGCCACTGTCTTGGCCTACGGACAGACGGGGTCGGGGAAAACCTATTCCATGGGAGGCACCTACACTGCCAACCAGGAGCATGAGCCCAGCGTGGGGGTCATCCCCAGGGTCATCAAGCTGCTCTTTGAGGAGAAACAGCAAAGGCACGATTGGGACTTCGTCCTCAAAGTTTCTTATTTGGAG aTTTACAACGAGGACATCCTGGACCTGCTGTGCCCCTCCCGAGAGCGCTCCCCGATCAGCATCCGGGAGGATCCCAAGGAAGGCATCAag ATTGTGGGGTTGACAGAAAGAAATGTCACCTGTGCCCAAGAGACCGtgtcctgcctggagcaggggaacAACTCCAGAACTGTGGGATCCACGGCCATGAATTCCCAGTCCTCCAGATCCCATGCCATCTTCACCATCTGCATTgatcagaagaagaaaaatgacaA GAGTTGCAGTTTTCACTGCAAGTTACACCTGGTGGATCTTGCTGGCTCTGAGAGACAAAAGAAGACCAAGGCTGAGGGAGACAGACTCAAAGAAG GAATCAACATCAACAGAGGCCTCCTGTGCCTGGGGAATGTCATCAGTGCTCTGGGAGATGATAATAAAAAGGGAGGCTTTGTCCCCTACAGAGACTCCAAGCTGACCAGGCTGCTGCAAG acTCCCTGGGTGGGAACAGCCACACTCTGATGATTGCCTGTGTGAGCCCAGCAGATTCCAACCTGGAGGAGACCCTGAACACTCTGCGTTATGCTGACAGGGCCAGGAAGATCAAAAACAAACCCATTGTCAATGTGGACCCCCAGGCAGCTGAGCTGCACCAGCTGAAGCAGCAG gtccagcagctccaggtgttGCTGCTCCAGGCCCATGGAGGGACCCTGCCCGTGGCTCTCAA TGGTTTGGCCCCCTCAGAGAGCCTCCAATCCCTGATGGAGAAGAACCAatccctgcaggaggagaaCCAGAAGCTGAGCCAGGGGCTGAGTGAGGCTGCTGGGCAAACAGCACAGATGCTGGAGAGGATCATCCTG ACAGAGCAAGAAAATGAGAAGATGAATGCAAAActagagcagctccagcagcacgcTGT GTGCAAGTTGGATCTGCAGAAGTTGGTGGAGACTGTGGAAGATGAGGAATTAAAGGAAAATGTGGAGGTGATCAGGAacctgcagcaggtgctggCTGAGCTCCAG AGTGAAAACGCTGCTGCCAcagaagctgctgcagagctgccaaacTCTGAACAGGATTCTCCAGGT ggagcagaacTGGGCCAGGAATCCAAGAGAGCCTCTGACTTCAGCACCCAACACGCCCTGCGCCAGGCCCAGCtctccagggagctgctggagctcaaCAAAgccctgactctgaaagaggcCCTGGCCAAAAAAATGTCTCAAAATGATACTCAGCTTGGGCCCATTCAGTCCCAGTACCAG ACCAATATCAGGGATCTGGAATTGGAGGTCAGCAActtgcagaaggaaaaggaggagctgGTCCTTGCTCTGCAAATGGCAAAGAAGGACATCAACCAGGCCAA gctgagcgaACGGCGCCGGAAAaggctccaggagctggaagCACAAATTACTGAGCTCAAGAAGAAGCTGAATGAGCAATCCAAGCTCTTGAAGCTGAAGGAATCCACAGAGCACACGGTGTCCAAACTGAACCAGGAGATCAGG GAAATGAAGCAGCAAAGGGTGCAGCTGATGCGTCAGATGAAAGAAGACACTGAGAAATTCAGGCAGTGGAAGCAGCAGAAGGACAAGGAAGTGATCCAGCTGAAGGAAAAG gaccGTAAGAGACAATATGAGCTCctgaagctggagagggatttccAGAAGCAGGCCAACGTCCTTCGGCGCAAAACAGAGGAG gcagcagctgccaacaaACGCCTCAAGGATGCCCTGCAGAGGCAGAAGGAGGTGGCAGATAAACGGAAGGAGACCCAAAATCGGGGCATGGAAGGAATTGCTGCACGAGTCAAA AGCTGGCTTGCAAATGAAGTTGAGGTTCTTGTCAGCACTGAGGAAGCTCGAAGACACCTGGCAGACCTGCTGGAGGACAGGAAAATCCTGGCAAAAGAGCTCTGTCagctgaaagagaagaaagatgcTGGAGAAAACCCCCCTCCAAAGCTGCGG AGGCGCACGTACTGCCTGGCTGACCTGCAGGCTCTGGACACGGATCTCTCTGTCTCCAAGCAGATTGAGAGCCTGCAAACAGAGATGGAGCTCAG GAGTGCCCAGATAGCAGATCTGCAGCAGAAACTCCTGGATGCAGACAATGGAGATCGGGCCAAGCAGCGCTGGGACAGCATTGCCACCATCCTGGAGGCCAAATGTGCTCTGAAGTATCTCCTGGGAGAG CTGGTCTCCTCCAAAGTGCAGGAGAGCAAACTGCAGAgtggcctgcagcagagccaggccagCTGCTCTGATGTGCAGAAGATGCTGATGGAAGAGAGAAACCACATAGCAGAGATGGAGGCAGAGTTCCAAAATCAGATTttggtgcaggagcagcaacacCAGGAAAAG GTTCTGTACCTGCTCAGCCAATTCCAGcagaaagaagcagcagagaaGAGATTGGAAGATTCCCTGAACGAGCAGGAGAAACAACTGCAGGAGCGACTGCGGTTCCAG GAGGAAGAGCTGGAAAAAATGAGGGAGATCTGTGAGAAGAACCAGGAACTTCTCCGGGAAAATGACACTCTGAAACAG AAACTGCTGCTCCTCCAAGTTGCCAGTGGCCAGAAGCTCAGGCACAtccagcaaaggccacctgaGTCTCCAGACTCTTCTTTTGATTATGTTCCACCCAAA CCCAAGTGCCGCCGGCAGACGACGGCCAAGCCCCGAGCACCCAGCCCCGAGGTGGATGTGGAGGAGCTGTTCTCTGACCCTGGGGAGCTGGAGGATTCTGACTGGCTTCCTGGGAAAGCAGGCAGAGGAACCAGGAAAAACCTCATGGGG TGCTCGTGCAAGGGCCGCTGTGGGAACAGGCAGTgtggctgcaggaagcagaagTTGGGATGCACCGACGGCTGCAGCTGCACCGCGGCCACGTGCAGGAACAGGGAGCGGGGCCTG GAAACCACACCATGTGAGGAGCACAAAAGGGACTCGGAGGGGTCCTTGAAGCTGGAAGACCCCACGGAGGTGAAAGCAGAAGAGAGCTTCTTCCGGCCTCTGTGTATCACTCCAACCACCAAG GTCCTGCaggacatcacagagcaggaggtgctccTGAAgattcccagcactgctgcctccctgcttgggagggatgaggagtcCCGGGAGAACCAGAACCCCTTTggcaggaggaagaagaggatgCTGAGCAGCAACATCAGCTTCTTCTCAGGCTGCACCCCCATCAAGGAGTAG